Genomic window (Wenzhouxiangella marina):
CCCCAAACCGAATCCACAAACGTCAGGTTTTCATCAGGCCCCATCAGCGTTGTCATACCTGCAAAGAACGAGGCATCGACCATCGGGACAGTCATTGATTCGGTTCGGCTGCATTTGCCGGACAGCGAAATCATCGTGGTCGATGACGGGTCCGAAGACGACACCGCCAAGATCGCAAATCAGCATGGGGCGCTTGTGCACCGACACCCTGTTAGCCTTGGCAATGGCGCGGCAGTAAAGACAGGCGCGCGACGGTCGACTGGAGACATCATCGTATTCCTCGATGCGGACGGTCAGCACAACCCTGCGGACATCCCGAGACTTCTCGCGCAAATCGATGCGGGCTATGACATGGTCGTCGGTGCTCGAAGCACTGGCTCCCACGCCAATATCGCCCGACTGATGGCCAATGGTGGCTATAACGTCATTGCCTCGCTCGTTACGGGGCGAAACATCCCCGACCTGACGTCAGGCTTTCGAGCAGTCAAAAGCCTCTTCTTCAAGAAATTCCTCTACCTGCTACCGAATGGATTTTCCTACCCCACAACGATCACTATGGCCTTCATCCGATCCGGCCTGCTGGTTGACTTCGTGGACATCAAGGCTGCGAAGCGGAAAGGAAAAAGCCACATCAAACCTTTGAGGGATGGCCTCAGGTTCTTGTTGATCATCTTCAAGATCGCAACCCTTTATTCTCCGCTGAAATTGTTCTTGCCCACCGCTGGAGCCTTTCTTACGGTAGGGATAGGCTATTACGCCTATACCCTCCTGGCCTTTGGGCGCTTCACCAATATGAGTTTATTGCTCCTGAGTGCGGGAGTGATCATATTCCTGATCGGACTCGTTTCGGAACAAATCACCACTCTTCTCTACAGTCGGTCAACAGACTGAAGAGGCCGACTCCTCGTCATGGCCCGCCCTCCTGCATGGCTATTGTGTCCCGTCGCCATCAAACTTCTTCGTCACCATCCAACTGCAGGAGCGTAGCCAATAACCAACCGGCAAACGCAAAGCCCATGTCCGAAAGAAATGTCGTGAGGCGGAGAAATGCGGCAATTTGTAGCGCAGGCTCCAGCCCGATCTGAACAGAAAGGCAAGTTCCAATCACGATCTCACGCACCCCCAGGCCGGCAGGAGCGAAGATCGCCAGAATTCCCGAGACGTTGGCGAGCGCCAGCACAGCAGCAATTCCAGCCCATCCGTAAAGCGAAGCCGAGGCTGGAGCCATCAGAGCAATCAAAGGAAAGAGCGCCAGCCCCAAGCCAATATGCAAAAAGCAATGACCGGAAAAGAGTATGAACCATCGCTTCCAGTCGACTGGCCCGGCGGCAGGGCCGAAGTGGCGCTTTAGAAACCCAATGCAAGCGAGGCATGCGACGCCCACGCAGAGGCCAAGAGCAACTCTCAACGCGACGGAATCCAGGGCCGTCCCGAATCCATCCATTGAAGCACTTTCAAGATTCAAGACCTCATTTGCTATGAAATTGACGTTCAGCGGCATCAGCATGATCGCAACAAGCACCCCGGCCGAAACGAACAAGATCTGCTCAGCCAGCATGATGTGCGTGAGCGATCGAACGGACCGCGACGAAGCCAGATTAGCGGATACCTTGGCGAGCCAGAATCCCGCTTTACCCGGTAGATACCGCCCACCCCAGGCAAGCGATTGCGTCTTCAGGCCTTCCGACCAGGAAATCGATACACCCAAACCGATTTGTATCGCTTTCCTCCACAAGATCATCAGGCCAAGAGGAAGGAGAAACCAAGCACCTGCGAACAGCCCGAGCTGCCAGCTCACCAAGCGTTGGGAAAGCATCAAGGACCCAAAATCTGCACTCACCAGCAGCCATAGCAGCCATGCCGCGGTGACGGCAGCGAAGACCAGTCTCAGATATCGCAACTCACTTACCCTTCGCCGTCTGGCCGGCGAGGTTTCAACAATAGAATGGTCCATGGGATGGGTTGCGCCGAGTCAACCACCTCGAAATAGGGGCTGACGAACTTCCTCAAGCCACTCGACGACCAATGCTGAATGTGTCCCGGCGTATTCCCCAAGTCCGTGAGGTACTTACCTCGGCAGAAGTTCAAGGTGCGCCAGATCGGCTCTCTCGGGGTCGAGAGAAGCACATACTTGGATGAGACTCTTTGAAGCTCGCGCAGGGCACGCTCTGGCTCATCGAGATGCTCCAGAACTTCGAGCATCACAGCCAGATCAAAAGCCCGATCGGCGTGTGCCAGTTCATATACCGATTGTTGAATGAAGCCGACCGAAGGATTCAAGCGCCTGGCATTCGAAATCAGATCGATCGACAAATCACTGGCCAGAAATCGAGACGCCTCAGGTAGCCAGCCTTGAATTCGCTGGCTTGAGTAGCCAGGTCCGCACCCTATCTCCAGAACGCTTTCGAGCTGATTGATTCGCGGCATCAGCAGTCGACGAGCGGCTGTAAAGAACCGGTCGATCAACCAAAGGCCGATCACCCCTGATTTCTCGTACTTTCCCGTGAATTCCTCTGTAGAATCACTCCTCACGAAAGTTCTACCCTCATGCTCGATTTTTGACCTGACTTGTAAGCGGAAAGACACTTGCTGTCTGAGGGACCACTTTCCTGCAGTTTCGGACATTGGACCAGGATGCCGCAGAACAATACGACAGTTTCGTCCCGTGATCCAGTATGCACCGCGGACTGGATAGCAGATTCGATCAGTGCGATCGACGCACGGAGACTCTAAGCGGCCGGCTTGGGTTAGGCTTCCCGTTGCCATAAAGACACTCGAGAACAATGGACTCAGGCAGAATCGGTGAGTAACGCGAGCTATCGATCGTCGAAATCGGGAGCAGCAGGACCGGAAAGTTTCGATACGACAGCAGCTCGACTGGACTGCAACCAGTCGCCGCACTTGAATGTGAACCGGTCGCCGCCTCGAAAGCTGGCATGAATATTGCTTACAGCACCTACCCGGATGAACTGGCGATCCCGTTTTCTGATCGTTGGACAACCGCCACACAGCCCCCCCCCCGGTTGCGTCACCAAACACTCAGGATTTCTCTCAAATTGCAATGAATTCCATCGAATCAAAGCCAGACTCTCGAAGCCTCTTCCCTTTCCTTGGGGGACTCGGCGTTCTGCTCTGTGCGACGTTCTGGATCTACTCGTACGGCCTAGGGGGGACCTGGCACTTCGACGACCCCGCAAATCTGGATGGATTGCAGCAAGTCCACGATTGGCAGTCCGGCTTGATCTTTTCAGTCTCCGGAGACAGCGGGCCGACGGGCCGTCCTCTGAGCCTGGCCACCTTTGCGGCCCAAGCGGAGCACTATCCGGAAAACCCAGCAGCCTTCTTGAGAATCAATATCATTCTTCATCTGGTCAACTCCGTCCTGGTGTTCATTGCGGCTTACTTGCTTGCCAAGGCGGCGCAGACCACGACACGCCAAGGCTTGTGGGTTGCCTTCATGACCAGTGCGATCTGGAGTCTTTCACCATTCCTTGCAAGCTCCAACCTGTTGATTATTCAAAGGATGACCTCCCTGTCCGCGACGTTCGTCTTTGCCGGGGTCATTCTGTTCCTGGTCGGCCGAACCGTATATGATGACAGGCCACGCCTGGGTAGTTTGCTCGCGTGGACCGCAGTGCTGGGCGCGACGGCTGCAGCGACGCTCAGCAAGGAAAATGGCGCACTTCTCCCGTGCCTGCTCTTGTTGATCGAGGTCTTCGTTAGGCCCGAATCGGCTTGGAGTCATTCCCGAGCAAGGAAGATCCTGATGAGCGCCCTTGGGCTTATGGCGGCCCTGATCGTTGGCTTTATCGTTGCGGCCGCGCTCTCCAGCTCGACGTTCGAATTCCGTAATTACACGATGTTCGAACGCGTTCTGACCCAACCGAGGGCGATTTGGGACTACCTCATCAATCTCTTGCTACCAGGGGCACGCGCTGGGAACCCGTTCACGGACGCCTACCCCCTTTCCAGGGGGCTCATGGAGCCCGCCAGCACTGTACCTGCGATCGCTGGACTATTGCTCCTGCTGGCAAGCATTCCATTGCTCGCAAGACGTTTCCCGTTGGTGGCGTTCGGTCTGGCATTTTTCTTTGTCGCTCACCTGTCAGAATCGACCATCCTGTATCTGGAACCTTATTTTGCCCACCGAAACTACGTGCCTGCCTTCGGCCTTTACCTGGCCTTGACTGCTGGTCTCGCACAGATTGCAGTGTCAACCGATAATGCAAGAATCGCGATCGCAGGCGGGCTGGCTTACGTTGCCGTGCTGGCATTCTCTCTTTTCACCGTGACTCACACATGGGGCAACCCGTCGAACGCTGGAGATCAATGGTTTGCCCAGAGACCTGAGTCGCCCAGGGCTGCACTATTTCTCGCAGGCGCTCAGGTAGAGAATGATCTGTACTTTTCGGCGATCGAAACCCTGGATCGCGCGCTGCGCGCCAACCCCGACGATGTCTACCTACTGACTCAAAGCCTGATGCTCTGTGACGTCGGCCGAGACCGACTGGATGAATACCTCGTCAACCTGAAAAGCAGGCTGGAAAATATCGAACGTTTGAACCGTAATGAAGCCGACGGCCTGCACT
Coding sequences:
- a CDS encoding class I SAM-dependent methyltransferase — translated: MRSDSTEEFTGKYEKSGVIGLWLIDRFFTAARRLLMPRINQLESVLEIGCGPGYSSQRIQGWLPEASRFLASDLSIDLISNARRLNPSVGFIQQSVYELAHADRAFDLAVMLEVLEHLDEPERALRELQRVSSKYVLLSTPREPIWRTLNFCRGKYLTDLGNTPGHIQHWSSSGLRKFVSPYFEVVDSAQPIPWTILLLKPRRPDGEG
- a CDS encoding glycosyltransferase family 2 protein yields the protein MPQTESTNVRFSSGPISVVIPAKNEASTIGTVIDSVRLHLPDSEIIVVDDGSEDDTAKIANQHGALVHRHPVSLGNGAAVKTGARRSTGDIIVFLDADGQHNPADIPRLLAQIDAGYDMVVGARSTGSHANIARLMANGGYNVIASLVTGRNIPDLTSGFRAVKSLFFKKFLYLLPNGFSYPTTITMAFIRSGLLVDFVDIKAAKRKGKSHIKPLRDGLRFLLIIFKIATLYSPLKLFLPTAGAFLTVGIGYYAYTLLAFGRFTNMSLLLLSAGVIIFLIGLVSEQITTLLYSRSTD